The Fimbriimonadaceae bacterium nucleotide sequence GATCGCCTTTATGGTCAAGTGTCCGATGTTCCCGTTCCACACTTGGCTGCCGGACGCGCACACCGAGGCGCCGACCGCCGGCTCCATCATCCTTGCCGGCGTGCTCCTCAAGATGGGCACCTACGGCTTCCTGCGGCTGACTTTCCCCTTCTTCCCAGAGGCTACCGTGGCTGCGGTGCCGATCATCGTCGGGCTCGGCGTGGTCGGGATCTTGTACGGCGCGATCGTCGCGGCGATGCAGCCGGACGTGAAGAAACTGGTCGCCTACTCCTCCGTCGCCCACATGGGCTTCGTCGTCATCGGGCTGTTCTCCCTTAACCATTCGGGCGTCATGGGCGGCGCCTACCAACAGCTCAGCCACGGCATTTCTACGGGTGCCTTGTTCCTGTTGATCGGCCTGCTTTACGAGCGGATCCATACGCGGCTCTTCGCAGACATGGGCGGCCTCAAGGCGCGCATGCCGATCTACTCGGCGCTCTTTCTCATCACGATGTTGTCATCGGTCGGCCTCCCGGGCTTGAACGGCTTCGTCGGCGAGTTCCTCGCCATGCTCGGCCTCTTCGAGTCGAGCGCGGCAAACCTTTTCGGGCTGAACCTAGCGCTGCCGGCGCTGGCCGGCATCGGGGTCATCCTCGCCGCCGTGTACCTGCTTTGGATGTTCCAGAAGGTCTTCTACGGCAAGGTGACCAACCCGATGCTCGAGCGTATCCGCGACATCAAGGGTTGGGAGATCGCGATGGTCGGCTGCCTCGTCGTCTTCATGGTCTGGGGCGGGCTCTATCCGAACACGTTCTTGAAGCCGATGGAGCGCGCGATCCAGGCGGCCCGCCTGATGGCCGTCAACCCGCCCGGCCAGCGCCCGGATTGGGCGGACCCCAGCATGGAGATCGACGCCTCCGGCGACTTGGTCAGGATCATCCCGCGGTCGCCGGACAACCCAGACGCCGAGCCGATCATCGTGAGCGTCATCGCCCCGGCGAACTATCACAACGACCTAGCCCCAGAAGAGCGAAACCCCGTCCGCGAAGCGAGGCGATAGAGCCTAGGCCCGCACCCGGCAAAGCCCGCAAAATCCGGCCGCGCTTGGTATCCTGCCGCAGTCCATGGAGCAGACCACTCTCGTCCTTATCAAGCCTGGTGGAGTCCAGCGCAACCTCATCGGTGAGATCACCCGACGCATCGAAGCGCGACAGCTGAAGGTGACCGGCCTTCGGCTCATGCGCGCGGACCGGGCGATCGTCGAAGAGCACTACGCAGAGCACCGCGAGCGCCCGTTCTTCAAGGACGTCTGCGACTATCTCACGAGCGGCCCGGTGGTCGCGATGGCCGTGCAAGGCACGAACGCGGTGAAGGCGATCCGCGCGATGATGGGCGCGACGAACCCGCTGGAGGCCGAGCCGGGCACGATCCGCGGCGATTTCGCCCTCACGATCGAAGACAACTTGACCCACAGTAGCAGCGACGAGTCCGCGGCAAGCCGCGAACTCGCCCTATGGTTCCCGGAAGGAACGGTCGGTTAAGCAGCGAAGACGTTGCTTCGGGCCACGTTCAACGCCCGCCCATGGACGAGCGCCAGGACGTGGCCCGTTTTCACAAGGCTGATGTCGAGGTGGACCACCTCGTCAGCCCCGCACTTGCGGAAGAGAGCCTGCACGTAGCGGGAGTTCCCGTCATTGATGGTGGCGTGGACCTCGTCCATGATGCGCGTGGCGAGCTTTACGCCAAAGGCGTTGTGCAGCGCGTGTCCGCCGAAGCCGACGCTGAACTGCTTGCTCGCTTGTTCGGTGAAAGCGACGATCCCGTCGCGGCTTAGGACAAGGGCGGAGACAGGCAGGCTCCCAAAGGGCGAAGCCCCCGACCTGCCCGCACCATCAGGTTGAAAGGTGCCGTTCCGATCTGGATCCAGCGTGCAGAGAACGAGAGAGCCGATGACGGCACTCAAGGAATCCACGACCTCCGACCGCGCGAACGCGGCAGAAAGCGCAGACCGATTCGTGAGCCCCGTCTTCAGCCGAATTCGGCTCCAATAGGTGCCGAGTGTGCCAGATTTAATTTGCAGCCGGTCACATATGAGCCGGTCGCTTAATCCTTGGCAAGCCAAGGTGAGAATCGCAGATTCTCGTGTTGATAGTAAAGCAGTACGCATGATGTTCCAAGGCGAATGATGTGGCGGACGTTGAAATCCGCAAAGAATACGACGCCAAGTTCCTACCCGTTTTGTTCATTTCGCTGGAGATTTTTTGCAAACGCCCGTTGCGCGAGGGCAAAGACCAGCGCGACTGGAAGCACGGCCAGAGTCGTCATCGCCATCATCACCCCAGCATTTGCCCCCTGCTCTGAACTCGCGAGCTGGAGCGCATAGCTCACCGGCATTTTTCCCGGAGAATTGATATAGATCAATGGCCCGGAAAAGTCGCTCCACGAAGTAACAAACGTCCAAACTGCCACGACGCCGAGGGCCGGTACCGCCTGCGGGAGTGAGACGCTCGCGAAGATTCGCAGAGGGCCTGCACCGTCCAGGCGCGCGGCCTCCTCAGTTTGCGCAGGAAGCGTCGAGAAGAACCGCGTGAGAAGAAAAACAGAAAACGCGCTCCCAAAGAACTCGGGCAGCCACAGCGGCACGAGGGAGTCCACGAACCCAAGGTTTCGCCAGAGGAGGAATTTGGGCACCATCGTGACCGCGCCAGGCAGCATCAAAGTTGCGAGCAAGAGCCCGAAGAGCACCGACCGTCCCGGGAACCGGAACCGAGCGAAACCATAGGCGACGATAGCCGAGCTCAAGGTCGCCCCGAAGACGCGCAGGCTGACGAGCCAGAGCGTATTGCGAAGGGGGGCCAAACCCCATTCAGCCTCCGGCGGGAGCGCCCTCACAGCCGAGCGATAGCTCTCGAACGTGTGATCCCAAGCCGGTGCGAGCGTGTGCCCCCCAAGGCTCACCACGACCATCCATAAAGTAGGCAGTGCGAAGAGGGCGCACACTCCGAGCACCGCGAGGCCGCGGCCCCACGCCTCCTCCCCTCGCGAGGATGAAGGTCGGAGCAGGGCCAGCACAACAAGGGCGAGGCCGCCGGCGGCGCTTCCGGAGACCGGCCATGCCCCCAAGAGCCAAGCGCCCTGCTCGCCCGAAATCCCTGCGCCAATGAGGAAGAGCGCGGCAATCGTTGCCGCGAGCCAGGCACGCCGCACCTTCGTGCCGTATTCGGGCGACGTTTTGCCCGCTGCCCACGCGAACGAGGCGAGATGCACTGCATAGGCGCCCGTCACGAGCCCTGCCCAAGCCGTCCAAGGGAGGACGGGCCAAGCGACCGGGACGACCGGCCGCGGCAAGACGGGCCGGTCCGCGAAGGCGAGCGCAGCGAGCAAGAGCGCGCCCGCCGCCGCGCGCACACCCGGGACGCTCCGGCGTACGAAAAAACTCCAGAGTGCGAAAACGGTCGCCGCCCACCCGGCAAGATCCGCCACGGCGGACATCAAGCTCAAAAAGGTCATGCCCCGCCTCGGTCGCCACTCCAAAGGCGGGCGATCGCGAACTGGGCGAGGGTCGCGAGCGCGGCGACGACGAACACGACCCAAGCTAGCGCACTCGCGTAGCCCAGCCGTAGCTCGGCAAACCCGGACACGAACACCTGGTAAACGGGGAAGAGCAGCGAATCGCCCGGCCCCGCCCCCGCCCCGGTCGCGACATACGCAGTATCGAACGTCTGGAGCGCCCCGATGACGCCCGCGACCGCCGTGAAGGCAAGGATGGGCGCCAGATGGGGAAGAGTGACGGCCCGGAACCGGGCGCCGGGGCCGGCGCCATCGATCTCGGCAGCGTCCTGCAGGTCGCGCGGCACCCGGCGCAGCCCGGCGAGGAAGACAAGCGCGCCCGAGCCCGCGCCCCAAAGGCCAAGCGCCACCAGGGCCGGCTTCGCCCACTCGGCGGAGGCGAACCAGCCGGGCGGGGGAAGCGACTTGCCAAAGACCGCGGTCCAGGTGGCGTTGACAGCCCCGATAGCGGGATCGGGGTGGAAGAGCCACAGCCAAAGGATGGTCGTGGCGACTGCGGGCAAGATGCTGGGCAGCCCCACCACCCAACGCACCGCACCGCCGAAACGCGAGGCCCAGTCCATCACCAAGGCGAGCCCAAGCGAGGCGAAGACGCTGAGCGGCACGCCGACCCCCACCAGGTAAGCGACGTTGCCGAAGGCGTGTGCAGTGCGCTCGCGGTCGGGCCCGAAGAGCTCTCGATAGTTGGCGAGGCCGATCCAGCGCGGGGGTTCCACGCCGTTCCACAAGGTCGTGCTCAGGACGAGCGAGGCCACTAGGGGCCCGATCGTGAACAGGATCGCGCCGACCAGCCAAGGGGCGACCAGGAGAAGCCCCCAGCGGGCCTCCCAGCGACCGAGCGGGCCGAGCCTGCGCCAGCCAAGCCCACAGGCCGTGAGCGCGGCAAGCGCGACGGCGGTGCTGCCGAGCACGACCGGCGCGCGCAGGTCCGCACGGGGGGCCCTCGCGAGCCGCGCGCGTTCATCGAGCGCGCCTTGGATCTGGGCTTGCGCGTCCGCCAGGGCTTCGGTCGCGTTCCGCTTCCCGGCGAGGAACGCCTCCGTCGCCCGGTTCTGCTCTTGCCAGATCGTCTGGCCGATCGCCGAGCGCGGGCGCGAAGCAGCCACCGCCAGGAGCTGGAAATGAGTCTGGACCGCGGAAGCCGTGCGAGCGTCCTTCGGGTTGAACTCCGCCAGGGCCTCCCGGTTCGAAGGGATGTGGGCGCTGGGACGCGGATAGGTGGGCAGGCCGCGCGCGGCGTCGCTCGCCATTTGTGCCCGCCGCTCGATGCCGCGCCCCTCGGTGCTGGTCGCAAACTTGATGTAATCCCAGGCGGCTTCCCGGTGTCGGGCCCCGCGCGGGATGCAGTAGGCAAAGCCGCCCACCCAAGTCCGCGCCTGGCCAGACTTCGCGTCGGCGGGCATGGGCGGCGGAGCGACGCCGAAGTCAAGGTCGGGGGCTGCGAGGAGAAGCCGTCGGAGCGACCAGTCCCCATCGATCTTCATCGCGACCTGGCCCCGCGAGAATGCGTCCGCCGGGGACGCGCCGGAAGTCACGGAGAGCGTCCGCGAAGCCTCGTAACCTCCGGCGAGCCCGTAAGCCTCCCCCATGAATTCCAGCGCCGCGCGTGACCGCTCGTTCTGGAGGACGCATCGCTCGCCGTCCAGGACCGGCGCCTGCTTCTGCAACGCGAAGAGCGCGAAGTACGAGTTGCCGACCAGCGGCAGGAACCCGTACCGGCCCTTGCCCGTGAGAAGGCGACTGACGGCAAGCGTCTCGTCCCAAGTCGCGGGGGGGCGGTCCGGCAGGCCCGCTTCGCGGAAGCGGGACCTGTTCCAATAAAGCGCGCGCGTGTCGCACTGGATCGGCACCCCGTAGAGCTCACCGTCCCAGCTGGCCTCGTCCCAAGCCGCCGGAACGTAGTCCTCGCGCCGGGGGGCGGCAGGGTCGGGCCTGTCGCGCGCGACAAGGCTTTCGAGGGACTCGAAGGCCCCTCTGCTCGCCCAGTCCGCCACTGAGAATCGGTCTTGGTAGACCACGTCCGGGGGATCGCCCGCGAGCAGGGAAGTCATGAGTTTCTGGGGGTTCATGCCCCCCAGTCCCATACCGAGGACTTCGATCTTGATGTTCGGATTGCGGCGCTCAAATTCGCGCACGACCTCGGCCTGCCCCACGTCGTCCAGCCCCAGGTTCAAGCCCCACACGCGCACGACCGTGCGGCTGGGCTCCTGCCTCTGGCACGCCGGACCAGACAGAAAGAGGGCAGCGAGGAAAATTGCGCGCCCAAGGCACTTAATCGCAGCCAACCCGTGTATAATTCCCTGTGACGGCGACCCGTTGCCGTCGATTCCAAGGCCTAATACCAGTTTACTGGTAGCGGGGGACCCGGTTCCGGGGTGAATCGTCCACTGTGACGAAGGGTGGTTCTTGGCCCTAACCCGTCAGCTAACCTCGTCGGCCGATGCAAGGATCAGGCGCGATCGCGCCTGGAGGAGGAGTTAGCTGGATCGCGTCTCGACTAAAAACCGTAAGCGCTCGCACAACGGCGTGCTCTCACAGCGCTCGGCGATTGGCGGGCACGGTCTTTGGGTCGCACCCACCGATTTTGACGGCCAAACCACAACGAGGCTGACTGGTCGGATTGCGCCTTTGCACCTCCCAGCCCGTCCGTTTTCCGCGTTGCCCCACGCCACCACAGGGGTCTATACGCGCGGCGACGGCGTCGGGTGATCCCGAAAGGTGCCCGGGCCCCTCAACGTCGAGGGGCCACCGGGCTTGTCCGCCTCCTGACGATCGCCCAGAGAAGGTCGGAGCCCAGCCGCCATCCCGCGAACTTTGATATCGTCCCGGGCGTAGCTCTGCTTGGAGCCAGAACCCTTCCGTGCCCGTGATGAAAAAACCCTCGCCGATGGTGGCCATCTGGCTCACCGTCTTCTTCGACTTGATGTCCTTCGGCCTGGTCATCCCGGACGTCCAGCTCCGAGCGGAGAACCTCGGCGCGAAGGGCGCGATGGTGGGTCTCGTCATCGCGATCTATTCGATCAGCCAGTTCCTCTTCTCGCCGTACCTGGGCAGCCTGAGCGACCGGCACGGGCGGCGCGTGGTGCTCCTCTTCACCTCCATTTTTTCCGTGCTCGCTGCGTTCGCGTACAGCTTCTCGCACTCGATCTGGATCATGCTTGGTGCTCGTTTCCTGTTGGGCCTTAGCGGGGCTAGCCTCGGCGTGGCCTACGCTTACATCTCGGACGTCACGGCACCGGAGAACCGGGCCGCCGCGATGGGCAAGATAGGCATGGCGTTTGGCGTGGGCTTCATGATCGGGCCACCGCTCGGCGCGTACCTGGTGACGGCCGGAGGCGGGCAGCCCTTTCTCCTCGGCGTGGTCTCAGCCGCCTTCGCGTTCGTCAACCTCTTGTTCGTCTATTTCTTCCTGCCCCATATCCCACCGAAGAAGCGGGAAAGCGCGGGCGGGCTCCTGGGTGAGATGAAGGCGGTGGGGCAGGCGCTCCGCACCCCTGGCCTCAGTGTGTTGCTGTTGATGTTCTTCGTCGCGAACTTTGCGTTCTCAAACCTGGAAAGCACGTACTTCCGGCTCGCCAAGGACGTGTACGCCATCAACCAGCAGCAGACTTCGTTCGTGCTCGTCTACGTGGGTTTGGTCGCGGCTGTGTTCCAAGGCGGCATGATCCCGCGGCTCGTCGCCGGCTTTGGCGAAGTGAAGCTCCTGCGCGTCGCGTACCTTTTGCAGGGCCCGGCGTTGGCGCTCGTACCGTTTACTCCAATATGGATCCCGCTCTTGATCGGGGCGCTGTTCCTGGGCGTGGGCAATGGCATGGCGCAGCCAAGTCTGAGCAGCCTTCTCAGCCGCAATGCGCCTGTGACCTTGGTCGGCGGCATTTTCGGCGTGCAGTCCGCCCTCGGGGCCATTGCCCGCATCTTCGGCCCGGTGCTGGGCAACCAGCTTTACGAGGTGCGGCCCTGGGTGCCGTACGCTCTCGCCGGTGCCCTGATGCTGGCCCCTCTGGCCCTGGCCCAGACCATCCCCGACCCGACCTCTGGGCCCGGAAGCGCGGGAGAACCCGCCGCCGAACCTTTGGTATGATCCCCGCAGTCATGGCGGGTTGGGGGATGGCATTCTTCAGGGTGGGCAGTGCCCGCTGACCGCCGGGACGGGTTCGTCGGCTTCCTGGGATTGCTGGTCTTCCTGGCCGGTGTCGGGCTGGTCGCCTTCACCTTCTACCGGGCATTCCAGATGTTCTCGACCCCCCCGCGGATCCAACTCGGGATCAGCGTGAACGAGCCGATGGACCTGAACGCCGTTGCCTCGAACTTCTTGAACGTGGTCGTCCAAGTCTTGCTCCTAGCCGTGATGGGCGGCATCGGGTCTTTGATCGCGAACCGGGGAGTGAAACTGTACGCCGCCTCGCGCGGAGCGGAGGACCCGGCCCCCAAACGCGACCGCAAAGAGCCCAAGAAGGCCGAACCGGCCCCCCAGGGCCAGAAAGACGGGACCTAGAAGCCCGGCGGCAGAGGTATCATAGCGATCCCGTCGGGATGTGGCTCAGCTTGGTAGAGCGCTGCGTTCGGGACGCAGAGGTCGCTGGTTCGAATCCAGTCATCCCGACCACTAGTTTCCTGATGGCCTTGCCCTGCCCTCGGCAGGGTTGAGAGTCGGGGCGACGTCCAAGCAAAAAAGGGAGAGTGAGGACATCCTCACTCTCCCTTTCCTCTTCCGGCAGGCCGGGCTAAACGCCCGGAGGGGCGAGGTAGGGTACCCGGCCCGAAGCGAAGAAATAGCGCCACGCAGTCAGCGCGTCCGGCACTGGGCGTCCTTCAAGGCCTTTCTGGTCAAGCGTGCCCGCTTTCTTCAGCGCTTGGGTCGCCTGGGCGGACTGCTTGGCGGCGAAGAGCGCCGCTGCCTGGGCGTAGTGGGCTGCCGCATAGTCCGGCCCGGCGGCCACGGCCGCGTTGCCGGTGCGGACCGCGTCCGCCGTCTTGCCGTCCATCAAGTTTACGAGGGTCAGACCGGTGAGAACTTCGAACGACTCGGGACGGGCCGCGGCGGCGGCGTCCAGGTACGCGCGGGCGATGGAGCGCTGGTACTCGGCCTCGTCCGACTCGATGCCGGGCTGCACCGCAAAGGCGATCGCCTGGTTCGCGCGCTCGATGTAGAGGTCCCAGCTCGCCGGCTCCGCCAGCAGCCCGCTCTCGAAGTGGTTGCGCGCTTCGTCGAAGCGGTTGAGGAGGAAGTAGAGCGCGGCCAGGTCGTACTGCACGACGGGGCTCTGCCCCGCGACGTTCAGCATGTCCGAGGCGAGGTTCGCCATCGTCTTCGTGTCCCGACGCTTCAGCGCAAGGTAAGTCTGGGCCGACTTCACGGTGACGCTTGCGGGATCGGAGAGGATCGCTTCCTTCTCCATCTCCAGGGCCGTCGCCACGTCGCCGAGGTAGGCGTGGGCGGCGGATTGGATCGCGTAAGTCGACCCGTCCGGAGCCCCGTACCGGGCGAAGTCCTTCATCGTCTGCGCGAGGCCGCGAAGCCGCACCGCGCGGAGCTGGGCGTAGAGAAGGCGGTTGCCCACCGCCGTGTTCTTGAAATCGGCGCGGAACGCGGGCTCTAGCATGGAGATCGCGCGCGAATAGCGCCCGGCTTCGATCAGGGCGTCCGCGAGCCTGAGCCGGTTGGCGTTGTTCGGCTCGCCGATGGCGTCGATCGTCAGTTCGTGAGACTGGGCACGGGACTCGGCGGCCGCCTTCAGGGCGCGGCCAATGCTTGCCACCGTTTCCATCCGGTCGCCGGAGCGGTTGAAGGTCGCAAAGGCCCGGCGTAAATGGACCGCACTCAGCAGATCGCGGGCAGCCGCGCTCTTGGGGTCGTCCTTGGCCGCGTCCTCGACGTACTTTTGGGCGATGTCAAAGGCGCCGAGGCCCATGTTCGCCCGGGCCATCACCAGGCGGGCCCGGTTGTCCTTCGGGTCGATCTTGAGCGCGATGCGGCCGTGCCCGATCGCCTGCTCCCACTTGCTGTCGGCCAGCGCGGCCTGGGCTTCCTCGATTTGAAAGTCGATGCCTTTCTCGATTCCATTGTCGACCTGCAGGCGGTAAGTCTGTTTGGCGCTCGCCCCTTTCTCGGTGTAGGCGGCAAAAGTGACCGTGAGGGGCCCCTGCTCTTCGGCGAGGGTGTCGAGCTTGAACTCGTACGGGCGGCTGGAATCGGTGCCCCGCAGGTCGTCCCCGACGTAGAACTCAACGCTGGTGACAAGGTCGTTCGACTGGACCGTCACCAGGAAGTTGAACTCGCCGGAGATCGAGTCTCCCTCTTTGACGTTCACGCTCAACTGGACCTGGGCGGCGGCCAAGGTGGCCAAGGCGCAAAGGGACGCGGCGATTACGGATCGAAAACTCATAAGAACGCTCGGTTTGTACCGGGATTATGACGCGACGCCCGGCGAGAAGATTCGAGTCTATCTGTCAGACGAACTTGAGGCGACGCCAGTGTCGCCAGGTCCTCCAAGCGTAGGAGAAGAGGTTCAGGGGGTCCCGGAAGACGTCGACGATCGCAGGCACGACCTCCGCAGGCCGACGCCGACGCACGATCATGGAGAGGTCGTAGCAAAGATATCCCAGCCAGGTCGCCGCTACCGCGAACGTGAGCCCTGCGCCCGGGAGCGAGGCGAAGCCGAGAAGGTCCTCAAGCAGGCACAGGACGCCCGCGGCAAGCAGCCCCAAAAAGTACAGCCCGTAGTACGAGAAGTCTCGTCCGGCCACGGCCGTGTAGAGCACGACAAGGACGGTGCCCATCGCCAAGCCGGCCGCGAGCCACGGCTCCGCGCCCGCCAAGACCTGGCCCCAGAGCAAGAGCACCGCCAGGAGGACGACGACGTCCAAGACGACCAGGGTCGGCGTGCGCTTGCCCACCACGCGCAGAAAGGAGAGCGCCACCATCGAACCGAGCAGGGCCGACCCCGCCAGCCGGGCGTCGAGGACGGCGCCAAAGCTCATCGAGACCCCCGCCAGCGCGACGCACAGGGCCTGGCCGAACGCCACGCGCCGCACGAATTCGACGCGCACGCCATAGCGGTGCTGGGTCACGTTTCCGGGCACCGTCACGGGCTCGGGGAAAAAGGGCTGGAGGTACACCTCTGCCCCCTAGGATATCCGCCTTTCGCAGAATGCTCCGCCGGATAGAATCACGGCATGCATCAGCTCGGATTGGGATAGGTTTGGTCAGCGCAGCATCCTTGTGGGCGAGGTACGGAGCCCTGTCCCTCGCCATTCCTGAAGCAGTGCTGTGGGCATTGCAAATGACGGCGAGCTCGGTTTTGGCGCATGTCTTCGGACGACGCATGCAACGTGAGCATACAGTCAAGCAATCGTGAGCGGGATGAACGCACCAAGCGATCCCC carries:
- a CDS encoding NADH-quinone oxidoreductase subunit M, which codes for MVTQPTGFGLISLLLLVPLLGALAISFVPEQFKGGIKAGAMVTSLLTFFVSIGVLVQFDSNTFHFQMVEFVPWIDQLGIHYRVGIDGISIWLVVLTTFLNVIAVWFSTYIEQRVKAYFVMMMLLLTAMLGVFVSLDLILFYTFFEASLIPMAVMIWIWGGANRNYAATKFFVYTFAASIFMLVGMIAMAQLAAKATGVLTFDMVALQSLVANGKLWTGAMQMQPLIFWSFVIAFMVKCPMFPFHTWLPDAHTEAPTAGSIILAGVLLKMGTYGFLRLTFPFFPEATVAAVPIIVGLGVVGILYGAIVAAMQPDVKKLVAYSSVAHMGFVVIGLFSLNHSGVMGGAYQQLSHGISTGALFLLIGLLYERIHTRLFADMGGLKARMPIYSALFLITMLSSVGLPGLNGFVGEFLAMLGLFESSAANLFGLNLALPALAGIGVILAAVYLLWMFQKVFYGKVTNPMLERIRDIKGWEIAMVGCLVVFMVWGGLYPNTFLKPMERAIQAARLMAVNPPGQRPDWADPSMEIDASGDLVRIIPRSPDNPDAEPIIVSVIAPANYHNDLAPEERNPVREARR
- the ndk gene encoding nucleoside-diphosphate kinase; translation: MEQTTLVLIKPGGVQRNLIGEITRRIEARQLKVTGLRLMRADRAIVEEHYAEHRERPFFKDVCDYLTSGPVVAMAVQGTNAVKAIRAMMGATNPLEAEPGTIRGDFALTIEDNLTHSSSDESAASRELALWFPEGTVG
- a CDS encoding helix-turn-helix transcriptional regulator; the encoded protein is MACQGLSDRLICDRLQIKSGTLGTYWSRIRLKTGLTNRSALSAAFARSEVVDSLSAVIGSLVLCTLDPDRNGTFQPDGAGRSGASPFGSLPVSALVLSRDGIVAFTEQASKQFSVGFGGHALHNAFGVKLATRIMDEVHATINDGNSRYVQALFRKCGADEVVHLDISLVKTGHVLALVHGRALNVARSNVFAA
- a CDS encoding carbohydrate ABC transporter permease, with product MTFLSLMSAVADLAGWAATVFALWSFFVRRSVPGVRAAAGALLLAALAFADRPVLPRPVVPVAWPVLPWTAWAGLVTGAYAVHLASFAWAAGKTSPEYGTKVRRAWLAATIAALFLIGAGISGEQGAWLLGAWPVSGSAAGGLALVVLALLRPSSSRGEEAWGRGLAVLGVCALFALPTLWMVVVSLGGHTLAPAWDHTFESYRSAVRALPPEAEWGLAPLRNTLWLVSLRVFGATLSSAIVAYGFARFRFPGRSVLFGLLLATLMLPGAVTMVPKFLLWRNLGFVDSLVPLWLPEFFGSAFSVFLLTRFFSTLPAQTEEAARLDGAGPLRIFASVSLPQAVPALGVVAVWTFVTSWSDFSGPLIYINSPGKMPVSYALQLASSEQGANAGVMMAMTTLAVLPVALVFALAQRAFAKNLQRNEQNG
- a CDS encoding extracellular solute-binding protein translates to MRVWGLNLGLDDVGQAEVVREFERRNPNIKIEVLGMGLGGMNPQKLMTSLLAGDPPDVVYQDRFSVADWASRGAFESLESLVARDRPDPAAPRREDYVPAAWDEASWDGELYGVPIQCDTRALYWNRSRFREAGLPDRPPATWDETLAVSRLLTGKGRYGFLPLVGNSYFALFALQKQAPVLDGERCVLQNERSRAALEFMGEAYGLAGGYEASRTLSVTSGASPADAFSRGQVAMKIDGDWSLRRLLLAAPDLDFGVAPPPMPADAKSGQARTWVGGFAYCIPRGARHREAAWDYIKFATSTEGRGIERRAQMASDAARGLPTYPRPSAHIPSNREALAEFNPKDARTASAVQTHFQLLAVAASRPRSAIGQTIWQEQNRATEAFLAGKRNATEALADAQAQIQGALDERARLARAPRADLRAPVVLGSTAVALAALTACGLGWRRLGPLGRWEARWGLLLVAPWLVGAILFTIGPLVASLVLSTTLWNGVEPPRWIGLANYRELFGPDRERTAHAFGNVAYLVGVGVPLSVFASLGLALVMDWASRFGGAVRWVVGLPSILPAVATTILWLWLFHPDPAIGAVNATWTAVFGKSLPPPGWFASAEWAKPALVALGLWGAGSGALVFLAGLRRVPRDLQDAAEIDGAGPGARFRAVTLPHLAPILAFTAVAGVIGALQTFDTAYVATGAGAGPGDSLLFPVYQVFVSGFAELRLGYASALAWVVFVVAALATLAQFAIARLWSGDRGGA
- a CDS encoding MFS transporter — protein: MVAIWLTVFFDLMSFGLVIPDVQLRAENLGAKGAMVGLVIAIYSISQFLFSPYLGSLSDRHGRRVVLLFTSIFSVLAAFAYSFSHSIWIMLGARFLLGLSGASLGVAYAYISDVTAPENRAAAMGKIGMAFGVGFMIGPPLGAYLVTAGGGQPFLLGVVSAAFAFVNLLFVYFFLPHIPPKKRESAGGLLGEMKAVGQALRTPGLSVLLLMFFVANFAFSNLESTYFRLAKDVYAINQQQTSFVLVYVGLVAAVFQGGMIPRLVAGFGEVKLLRVAYLLQGPALALVPFTPIWIPLLIGALFLGVGNGMAQPSLSSLLSRNAPVTLVGGIFGVQSALGAIARIFGPVLGNQLYEVRPWVPYALAGALMLAPLALAQTIPDPTSGPGSAGEPAAEPLV